In Meles meles chromosome 13, mMelMel3.1 paternal haplotype, whole genome shotgun sequence, the DNA window CGCTGAGTGGCCTCGGCATCCACCACCCCGTCCGTGGAGAAGATGACACACTGCTCCTTCTGGGGCATCAGGTCCCGCACACAGACACACGCTATGTACTTGGTCTTGGGCGTCAGCCCACGGATGGTGACGCTGGTCTTCCCAGGCGGCACCACCACCCGCCACATGTTGTGCTGCCCAAAGACTGCGTACAGGACACTGAAGGTGGTTGTGTTCCCAGCCTGGGGGGCCTTCCACACCAAGGTCACGCTCTGGTAAGTGTCTCCCACCACCTTGAGAGACCTCACCATTCGGGCCTCTTGGCGTCCTGCCTGCCCATTCGATCGCTCTCCCGGAGTCCCCACCTGGGAGTGCTGGAGGGTCAACTCCCCCTTCGTGTTGGGCACAGGGGACCCAGTGGCCGGAACAGCAGGTCCAGGGATGTCAGGGACGTGCCTGGCCACCATCTTGTTGTACGCAGCAGCTTCCACCCCATCACCTGTCCTTGTCCACAGTGCCCCTGGGCTCCCACTCCATTCTGTGGAAGTCTGAGGCTCCGTGATGGACAGGGAGATGACAGTCTCAGAGACTCCCAGAAAGTTCTTGGCCTGGCAGATGTAGTCTCCAGAGTCGAGGAGAGACACAGCAGGCAGGCCCAGCAGCGTCCAGCTCGTGCCATCGCTGGAGACTTCCTGGTGCACTGTGGGGAAAGAAGCATGAGGGGGAAAATGAATGGGCTCATCAGCCCCCAGCTTCTCGCCAGGGCCAAGTTCATGCCCCCTGGGCTGTGCATACTCTTGTACACACAGCAGACCTTGTCATCCCGAGAAGACACTGGAAGTCGTTCAACTTTCCTTAGACTAGCCAAGGGGATCAAGATCACCGGGGTTCAGAGTGGGGAGACCTAGCTCAGGCCAAGTCTAAAGATGATCTGCCTTCCAAAATCTGCGGTATTCAAGCAATGTTCTCCAGGGCTCCAGAGTCCTATAGAACAGACTCCTTGGGGCAGCAGGCAGCGCTCCGGGGGATAGGTGGGTCAGGTGAACATGAGACAGAGGCCCAGCTGGAAGTGCTTGGCCACCCTGTCCAGACCCACTACCACCCCAACACCAGCATTTCCAACTCTGTTTTACATAACGGAGATCCTGATCAGTTTTGCTTGTAAACTGATTTCAAACTCACAGTCTTAGAGAAACACTTGCCAACCTAATTGAAGGAGACACCAAAGAAAGTGGCAGAGACATAAGGTTTTCTGGTCAGGTGCTAAAAAATGATCGCTCCTCGACCCCCTTTCTGCACATAGGTGGGCCATGACTCCTGCAAACTCCACCACCCCAGACCAGAGATGAACCATCTCTGTCTACACAGCAGAAAGAACACAGGCTGTGTGCTGTAAGCCAAGTGCTCAGCCTCTCAGAGTCTGTTTACATACAAAACAAGAAGGATAATCAGGTTATTCTTTAAAGTTCAGTGACATTGTGTGCATAACACGCTTAAATGTGAGGCGTTCAAGAGATGGTAACTCACGTGGTTAATTACTCCTCGTGATAATTACAGCTGGACACTTACtccaaatattaaatatactaaGAGTATCTTCCACCAAAATGGCAGAGTGTTGTTCCTCCCAGGTGGGCCCAGATCGAGTGGCTCCTGGAACACGTAGGACAGGTTGAGAGCCACTGTCCCCCGACCTCCCCCGACAGAGTCTGCACAGTCTCTGTAGCCCACACACCTGTGCCTTTGAGTGGGTGCCCGTTGGCTCTCCTCCAGCTCATCTCTGGCCCAGGGACGCCGGTCGCCCCACAACGTAGCAATACTGCACTGCCCAGCGGAGACTTGACGCTGGCCGCCCCTGGACGGAGCCCCGGACTCTGGCACTTCCTCAGTTCCAGCTGGCTGAAGGCCACTCCGGCCAGGCTGCGTGGGCTGGCACACTTCAGCCTGGCCTCTATGAAGGCCAGATGTGGGGCCCAGCCTTCCAGGAAAAGGGCCAGGTCATAGAGGCGGCAGTCGCAGGCCCAGGGGTTGTCCTGCAGCCCTGCAGGGGTGAGAAGGGAGGCAAGTGGTGAGCCCTCTATATTTAGATCCCCACACCCTGCTCCTCTTCCCCCTCAGGGAGGACAAGGCAAGTCCTGAGCTCAGAGTCAGCAGAACTGGCCTCCAGGTCCAGCTCCTTGCCTCGCTAGCTGTGGAAACTTAAGGCTGGTTCTTAATTTTATGATAGCAGTACTTCCCTTTCAGAGCTGCTACAAGCATAAACAAATATACATCATAGTAAGCTTTTGGGTAAGTCATGCAGCATGGTGACAAAATTGGCAATTCCTGCTGCCATCCTTGGACTGAGCCTTTCAGGCTACTGGTCAGGCAGTGAGTATTTCAGCAACACCTGCCAAATGCCAAAATCCATTTTTCCAAAATTCTCAAATTCAAAATTTCCCCAAGGTTTTTTCATGACCCTTGACCCTTGACCTCTGTCCTCCCGGCTTACGTGGCACTTTCAGCAACATGCTAGCAATGAAGGTGACTGTTCTGAGCCATGACCCCTTTAGCACAAGCTCAAAAGGGGGAGGAGTGAGGAGTCCAGGAAATCAAATCCTATGTCATATCCACAGACTTCTTTACTTTAAAATTGAACTTCTTTATAGAGATGAAAGTACACATCTGTACCCAGCCTGCCCCAGAACCTTCTACAGATAGAGGGGTATCATGTGTCCTCACTTCTAAGTCACCGTTCCTTTTTATATGTTTGCATTtctaaaatatgaaatgaatgcACTTAATgtggtatctttttattttccaaagattGTTACTAAATTTGATAGTGTGTGGGAGAGTCAATGGCACATgatttatttacatacatatattcgATATGGTTGGAAGCGGAAACAACAGGAGGTGGGGGATTACATTCATCTCTTGTACaggggggtatagctcaggggcagagcatttgactgcatccGCTTGTACATCCATGACTCTGAGGTCCTTCTGAACACTTGCTGGGAGGATACCAGTTCCTTCCCCCACACCTCCTCACCCCATCCCTCTGGCAGCTGCTACCCTGTGTCACTGGTTAAATGCACCCCGAGAGTTGTCCCTGCCCCACTGTGGTGGTGAGCTAGCTGGCTTTCACCTGTTGTAAGAGAGTCCCCAAAGAATTAATCCAAACAGGAAAGTTAAATGACAGGGAATACCCCTCAGATCGGCAAAAGTTAAATGTTCCAACCATTTTCATTATTAGCCTCATCAGGGAAGAGATTTTCGTCTATCTTCTTTTCTGCTATATCCCCAGCACCGAGAACTAAGACCCCACATTGATGGGCAATAAACTTTCAGACTGTGAACATCTGCATGGGTGGTCTCATGCATTACTGGTGGGCGTGGGGGAGAAATGGCCCAGCCACTTGGAGACTATCAGACTAGTATCAAAATGCCTAATGTGCACACTCCATGACCTAGGATTCCCCTTTTCAGTTCCTATCCTGGAGAAACATTTGCATGCACAAGGAGGCAATGTCAAGAATGTTCTCTGTGTCATCTTAGGTTTTAGTAAAATAATGGAAAGAATCTAAAGGTCCATTAAAGGGAGAATGGCTAAATTAACTGTGTGTAAGTCTACTATGGAAAATTGTGCAGTTTATAAAAAACGAAATGGATCCATTTGTAGTAACTAGATCTCCTAGACATACTGTTGAGTGAAAAAGTTAGTGCTGGTTGATATATACAATATGGTCTGTAcagtataaaattttatgtaaaacacacaaagaatttctatgtgcatatatatacatatatatgcaagtAAATGCATTCTAAAAGATAGGGAGCATGCAAATGTAACAGTGGCTACCTGTCAGAAGGGGGAGTAGGAATTAGAATCAGAAGAAGGAACAAAAGTCTTTAGCTTTTTCtgtaaagcatatatatatatatatatatatatacacacacacacatatatatgaatatataatttaaagggcacttagttaaattttattttcttttttttttaaattatttttctttatttatttgtcagagagagagagcacaagcagagtgagtggcaggcagagcaggcagagggagaagcaggcttcccactgagcaaggagaccgatTCGGGACGcgattctgggactctgggatcatgacctgagctgaaagcagctgcttaaccaacagagccacccaggtgtcccttaattttattttcaaataaataattttttccatGTAAGTACTATCCTATACACTATCCTTTATCGGGTGAGAAAGTCTGCCCGGTGGATGGAGCTGGAATGGGGCTTGCTGTTCCCTGCCCTGCTTCTAGTCAGTAGGGCTTATAAATATTCCCTCCTCCTGAGACTCTTCTGGGCCTTAGGGCAGGAGCTGCCCCAAGCCATTCTAAGATGGCCCCAG includes these proteins:
- the LRIT1 gene encoding leucine-rich repeat, immunoglobulin-like domain and transmembrane domain-containing protein 1 produces the protein MSPISVTRTVVCSDPDMTLPPASLPPDTSRLRLERTAIRRVPGEVFKPLGRLEQLWLPYNALSELSALMLRGLRRLRELRLPGNRLAAFPWAALKDAPQLRLLDLQANRLAAVPPEAARFLGNLTFLDLSNNQLLRLPQELLATWAHPQTGPVLPGHRTRLVLGLQDNPWACDCRLYDLALFLEGWAPHLAFIEARLKCASPRSLAGVAFSQLELRKCQSPGLRPGAASVKSPLGSAVLLRCGATGVPGPEMSWRRANGHPLKGTVHQEVSSDGTSWTLLGLPAVSLLDSGDYICQAKNFLGVSETVISLSITEPQTSTEWSGSPGALWTRTGDGVEAAAYNKMVARHVPDIPGPAVPATGSPVPNTKGELTLQHSQVGTPGERSNGQAGRQEARMVRSLKVVGDTYQSVTLVWKAPQAGNTTTFSVLYAVFGQHNMWRVVVPPGKTSVTIRGLTPKTKYIACVCVRDLMPQKEQCVIFSTDGVVDAEATQRLINVVVISVAVVIALPLTLLVCCGAVQRRCRRCHTGGSAEATGAYVNLERLGHSEDGSELSQHSLSEADRLLSARSSLDSQVLGSRGSRRINEYFC